The Glycine max cultivar Williams 82 chromosome 17, Glycine_max_v4.0, whole genome shotgun sequence genome contains the following window.
CAGTTTATACAGAATAAACCATGAATCCAAAGAATGACAGAATGAGAGACCATAATGGCCAGCAAAAAGAGGTGGTAAAACTCAATTCACGGCATGCagtatattggttaaatttcTCCCTAGTGCTGGCTACTCTTTTCTATTTTGGCACCTGTTTGATACCTGTAATTTGGAGGATAAAAAGACACAGTAATGAGTTAGTTTATTGGTagagggaagaaaagaaaagaagatccCAAAATGAGAGCTATGCCCTATGCAGCGTTCACATTCAGTTTCATTGTTCCTTGTACTTTCATCTTGATCTCCTATCCCTTGATGGAGATCCAGTGATAGGGGAATTTttgtcaataaaattatttactaaattCTGATCAAGTTCTTCTACTCTGCTTACTGGTTCAAAATATGATACATTTCTTTTCATTCTGCAGCTTATGAAAAATCCATCTACTCCTCAGCGCTTTTGGTTGCCTCTTCTGTATGACTCGGTGAGCTTATTTAAAATGTTCAGTATAATCTCGTGTTAATATGTAAATGGTAACCTTTTAAAATACCTTTAGTCATTGTCTCTTTTCGTGTGTATTAAGTGAACCCAATGAAAATCATTGGGCTGAGAAGACtgcaacaataataaaaattgatattataaaatGCATCATCTAGCTCGCCCAGTTTTAACTAAGCTTCTCATATTAATTTTCGATTTAGAAATGTCATCTGTCACATGCTTTAACTGCAGGTTCATTTAATTCTTTCGTGTTATCTTTTAGCATATTCTATGCTTATTAGTCATCTTTTTACCATTAATATCTTGTTATTTCTGCCTTGATAATGATTCTTCTTGATTGATGTTCACCATTGAATACAAATCTTTCCATATTTGCTATTTAGAGATTGAGTAATTTGGGTCAATTCAATGCTATGATCTTTCTTGATTATTAAGCTTAGAATATATTAAGCTCTTAGTACTTGGCAGTAGGAAATTTATTACTAATTTGCCGccatatattgttatttttttttgttgtctttACATCTCGTATCATGGTTGATTGTCATATATGATTGTTTTTTGCATTTATATTTGTAGCCAGTGTATTttacatgttcaaaatggtCAGCTGTATATATGATTGTCTTATTTGTTTCCTTTGGGAGCAGTTGAAGTTACTTAATTGGCAGGATTGCCCTCTTCTAAGTGTCTCTGAGACCAATCTTCTGCTGAACAAACTTCATGAGTTATCTCTGGCGAAGCTGCGACCGCACCATACTGAGCCTAGCTTACCTCCTGATGCACTAAGCTCTATTAGGTTGGCTCTAGCTACAAATCTTGGTCAAGCCATACTTGATGAATAGGATtaccacaaaaaatatatatatatatatatatatatatatatatatatatatatatatatatatatatatatatatatatatatatatatatatatatatatatatatatatatatatatatatatctgcgCCCGAGCTAGTGATGGATGAATTTACAATATGTTTGGTAACAGTTAAATCTAACGCCAACAAACTTTCAGATAAAACTAAAACATGGTTgctttgaaaagtgtgattttcCCGTTCAACGTGTATCCAAACATGCCCAATCATTCATCCACGGTAGGCACGTGGAAGACGCTGTAAATTGCTTTTATCCAATGGTTGGCACTTGTAAATTTGTATGGACATAGGACAGTTCGGGctttagttgtgtatgtttatttttcatttgaattacaACCCTTGTTTCAGCGGGAATTTTAACCCACTTCATGTTTTATCTTTTCAAGAATTAAGTTTAGTAAATCAGggagagtttaatttttttttctgtcagtAAAACCAGATAGGCATGAGATGAAAATTTACCTTTGACTGgaattatgtatatttttatagaaagaaattaattacCCAAAAAATCTACTCATTAACGTTTGTCTCTTTGAAGAAATTGCTTTTGCAAGattttaataattacaaaacTGCTAATGACCCGCGATTGACGATGACAGCAGTAAATATGGAGAAGGATACGGTGTCCTTTAATATGCCCTTTAAtggtatttcttttctttttccttagcCAATATgtcatataaaaaagaaatataaggtCCGTTGGCTGATTAAGGAGGAAAAGGTTGCaggttttttattctttctgctaataaaaattaataattactatttattgataaaaaatattctttaaaagatgagttgtgatataatataataaaaaattatattgtgacTATCAATTATTAtctcttaatttatattaactttATTAATCAAACAAGTGTATATAAGGGAACCTAACGTATGTCTTTTAgaagtaaatattattttcacattttattaatttatattatattgaatcaaataaataaaaaatacttaaacaccattaatatatatatatatatatatatatatatatatatatatatatatattgtatattttattaattcacCAATATAAAGGTATAACTTGTTTGGTTAAGTAGAATGTGTACATGTGTAAATTTTTTGATATGTTGTTCGATtcctaatgaaaaaaatataatattgatattatttatattgttcTTTGCAAATACTATTGAATAGCGCACATTCATTAGTATACCGACAATATAAGATTGATCATcatatgtaattaattattttcataagatCGACAAATTGCCATAGATGTTCGATGCTTTTACTTGCGAAATCAAGGCCTCTACACAAAGATTGATGAAGGAGGAGTTCGAAGggtacaaattaaacaaaagaaatttttttgtcataaaaTTTTCTCAGCTATTGAAGAAATTTAcatcttctctctttctcttccttcactttctttctTGACTTTTTCACATTAATCATGTCTTTTTATTCTCCCCCAAAAAGTTTTAGTGGTGGTGAGCTCATTTCAATATCACGAAAGTATaccacaaataaaatattataatgacacgtattattatttatgataagaTATCATACAAGCTGATACAATCCTACCCTTAAGGGTATTGGATAAAAGATTCAAAGAATATTGGGCTAAAGATACAAGAGAATGTCCTAGAATTCTTATGGATCTTATGATAAATTTTGGGCTCATAGACTcagtatgaacccacttatctttgtacatattagattaagattttattatttttgagccttgtatttagggatccataatgtaggtagggtaccctaaaaatgtagaatttttcagtccttgtattttagggcacctagactagtttttgtattagggataattttgtaatttcacatgcattaagtgaatatttgatatgtgtgttgggaaataaattgaattgaattgggagaagtccaatccaattaaattttagagggggaggtaagCATGTGCTTGCTAcacccattgtcacatcatatagtcacactttgtacatgtctttcatgttttacatgcctcatgacacctaattacatttagtggagaatcttgaacttgatcttggattagtgggctaaaccatagctaaaattcactaatcataattagtgaaaatttggctccacaaattcaatttcaaattcaagtaaaatttgaatagaaattcaaattttcctccaatttggtgtgacacttaggctataaatagagactatgtgtgtgcatttttttcaactttcatcatttgataattacacttcaaagtttagacaTCATTCTCCCTCCCCTTATCTTCTCCTCTTTCaaactcttatccatgacttcctatggtgatGAGCTTgtgcttgactcatcttctccttgaagtggcatctccaatcatctttcttccatctccattcagcttccattcatcttccagaagcaaaggactccattgatgaagaagatccaaggcctacaagctccacatggagctacatcacaaGCATTATAGATTTAAATCAAAACCTTTtatacttttctatttttaatacttACCGTGTTTGAAccaattcaattttataaaattgtcttATAAGATGAAGATTGtcttcacttatatattttaatttgaccaTATTTAATAGAATGTTCAATGCTATCTATTAGAATTAATCAAAAGACTACTACTAAACTCTAAAGAGactaagaaaaataagataaaacaaAGATCTTTCTTTCATTCCTTGACTTTTTCATAGAAGAATACATTTATATAGTCTTAATTGAAgtcaattaataaatattaattattcatgtgccaacatcatattattttaaacataaataaaataaaaatcagtgTTTTAAATAGCACGCTATAGCGGTGTAGCAGTGCGGAATAGCCCCTGCCCGATACAAGGGCTATCGTAGTGGAGCAATTTAGTGTAGCGACTATAGTAGACCAAATAGCGACAATAGTGCTACTGTGTTGATTTCAAAAAATTCCTCTAAACAGAGACCTTAGAGTGTGTTTGAAtgaggaaatttaaaattttgagaaattttaaattctaagaattttaaatacttcaattgaaattcttttattttcaaaattatgtttggataaaaaaaattaaattcggAAATTTTCAACATTTTAAGGATTTCAGGAACTTTCAGGTAGAAGAGATGATGAAGTTAATAAGGAAATACGTGAACGTTTTAGAAGATCCTTTTGTAAGAAGAggatttcaatttctcaccttttagaaggaaattgaaattccacatttttagttgtttaaaattatgttttaaaattccaaaaatttattcacaaaaaaacatccaaataatgaattctagattacagaaattcaaattctctaagaaattactttcctcatggagaaatttaaaattttaaagaattttaaattctgagaatttcaaatgcttcaatttaaattccttcatttttaaaattctgtgtttggataaagaaattgaatttcttcattttcaaaattttgtgtttggataaagaaattgaatttattcattttcaaaattttgtgtttggataaagaaattgaatttcttcatttttaaaatttcttattttgataaaataatcaaatgcattcttttttaaaattttatatttgaataattttattttaaaaagaattattttttcattaataaattctATGTACTATTTGTCGAGTTTGGTATTCCAATAAATATGTACTATTTTAatctatttcaattaaaaatatattaatttaactatttaaatcaTTATTCCATTTATGACCCACTATAAAACtcacaacataaaaaatatttaataccatTTCACTTTGGAATGTTATTTAGAAGTCTatagataaaacttgttttcTATAGAAGTCATTGGCCAATAATACAATTATACCAAAAAAAACTTGGACTGAAGCAAAATCTAgtcccaaaataagtccaacTTCCAAAATAATTCCAAATTTTCTAATTGCATTTGCTTTAGCACAAGAATTCCTTCACATCTTTTTTGCAGAAGAAAACATAATGTTAAGTGCTACTGAACAAATCATATTTGTTAAATcataatttgctatataaaatgAGAGATATAAATGTAAAACATAATTATACAACATCAACATACTTATCATGATATCAAATGTACCTGTAATTTGGCATCAAGGCATAAAAGACGAGATGTAATCCTCTTTCTCATCCAATGGAAGAGCTTTTATAATCACAAAACTTAATGGGATTTTCTGTCAACAATCGATTGCTCTATGTCGAAGTGCACCATTAAAATTAGGTATATTATCTAGCTCACTCACCACTTCATGTACCACTTCTTGAGCTTCTTTTATctccatttttttgttcttcatcttcttcttagtCATTTCAACAAATTCTTTCAATGACTCGGTTACTTCTTTCATTGAGGAAATCATCCCTTCTTTCTCTCCACTCTTACTTGGGTGAATGTTTTTTCTTGTGGCGGAACTTGATCCCTCTAAGTCAAAACTCACACTATGAATTGCTTCCtcttcatttgtttctttgctcaTGATATCATCTACATCTAATGCATTTTCTGTATCCTTTGCACATAGGCCAACAATATCATCCCAATTAGGAATGACTTTGAATCGAAATCTTTTGGCTTCTTCATgtgacttgaaaaaaaaaatagaaacgtgttaataacaacacaaattgaataaaattgaaagaTGATTGACTACCTTTACATATTCATTccatgaaatttcattttcaacgGTAATCATGTACTTTGTGCTATCCCAGTCAAATCCACTTTGACTAAGAATGTCACTCACAATTCCATACCATGTTCTCCAAAGCTTAAAACGGTTCTTAACATTATCTACCATGAGGTGAACTCCAAAACGCTTGGACAAAATTTGAGCTGCAGTACAGCATGCTAGTACTTTCCAATTTCCATCACCTTTATTGTCCAAATTTCTTTGATCTCTAAGCACATCAGCTAGCTCACGCTCCATTTCCAAGTTCCATGTGAAGTAACTTCTTGTGTCCTCACTAGACATCTTTCTTTTTCCACTTGACTTGTTCTTCACATTGCTTGATTCCATTTctctagacaaaaaaaataaaaattctcacatatataattacatatatataaaggtgAGACATGTCAAATTAGCATTCtacaaaagtataaaattaattacacataaaaagaaaacaaaatccaGAGTATTATGAAATACAAAAATCCAAAGTATCACACATACATGAGTAATAGTCAATTACACATAAGAAACAAAATCCAAATCCACTAAAAACATCTCCCTAATCAAAGTTTCTTCTTATTTGATAGGTGGCAAACATATTCATTGCTAAAGTATCACGAAATCTTGTCCATTCCTCAGTTGCTTCAATAGTTGTGACTTCATCTCCAATATTATTTGTGACTCTTTCCATTTGCTGATTGATTAACTCATTGTCAACAATAGATAAAAGTTCCAAGTCTTGGGCTTCCAAAATTGGATCACTTTGTTGTTCATCTCTTATGAAATTATGTAGCATGAAACAAGCATTAATAATtcttatttgtgtttttatatataaaaaagaaggagtTCTTAATATACTCCATCTTTTCTTCAATGCCCCAAATGACCTTTCAATAACATTCCTTGCACTTGCATGACAAAGATTAAATAACTCCTTGTAGTTTTGAGGGGTGTTTCCGATCCACTCATTAAGATGATATCTAGTCCCTCGATAAGGTGCTAAAAATCCAGGGCCATTTGTATACCCCGCATTCacaagaaaatatttacctacaatggtttaaaaaatatataaaaaatatgcatatttcttttatatgttaaataaagTTTCATCATTTCATGATATTACCATTTGGAATATGGAGACAATTTTGACGACGCAAAGCATCTCGCAATACTCGAGAATCTCCTGCTGACCCTTCCTACCCAGGCAACACATATATAAACCTTAAATCTAGACCTCAAACTCCTAAAACATTTTACGATATCTAGGTCTATCTTCTGCAACAACTGTTACTGGAATATGTATCCCATCAAGGGCTCCAATCGAATtctaaaaacatttcaaaataaaaaataagttgtaatCACTTAAAGTACCttataattattaacaaatgaCAAACTTACCTTAAATCATCTCCATTTGTTTTCCACCGAGCCCTCTAGATTATAGTCATGGAACTTCAAATATTCTTTGCTTACTTTCATTATAGCTCGCAGGACATTCTTGAATTGCCTACTTATTGTTTCCATGGATCTACAATAACTAAAGTGCACAACTCTATACTTTAGGTTGTGAGCAAGGATATGAAAAAACATTGCCACAACTTCTGCTATAGGAACATTTCTTGTTTTTACCAATTTCCCTTTCTCCTGTAAAATTCTACAAAGCTtaaaaaatgcctttttattgaCCCTTAATTGTTCAATGCAATCAGTTTCTGTTCCCTTGTATAAACAATTAAGGAAACTATGCCTTTCTAATTCCAAATTTCGAGCAGGTACCTTAACAAAGTACTTGTCATGATACCAAGTCAATGCATCCAAAAGCATAGTGACAACACTAACAATAATGAGAAATGCTTGTTCaagttcttcttcctcttcttcatctCTTCTACGTTTTCTTGAAGCAGCCGAAGCATCAACTATACTACTTTCTATTTCTTGACTATCCACACTatataactaaaagaaaaagtaatataataaaaGTAGTGAAGCATAAAAGGGTACCAAGCTATAAAAGGGTAAAGACTGAAGCATAAAAGGGTACCAAACTATGTTGTAACAAATTCCTAGCTAGTCACAAATTCCTCTAGTTGAACAATTGGATCATTAGAATCcttgttttatcctcttaaaattTGCATATATTCTTTTATGCTTCATTGTTAtatctattaaaaatattactccCAAATTAATGTGACACTAATGATATAATATAActcaaagtattaaaaaatgataagaatataaatccaaataatataacaagccacaaaaaactagaaaaattaagagttcaatgcaataaaaaaactactatataatctaattaattacattagcaaaataaaggaaaaaacaaCAAGGACCAAACTATGAAAAGCCAAAGCTACGGGCATGAACAAGACATAAGacattcattaaatattttttcctaattATAGAAGTCTAAAAACCTAATAAAAGATAACATTTTCCACACACACCTCAAGTTCTCAACCGTTCAAATATGTAATTCTTAAGATGACTCTAGGCGATAGGCTAACAACAAAGTAGTGGCTTCAataatgcagtaaaaaaaaaacctgaaaacaaaagaaaatatagcaaaaatattgataagaaaaaatttaaaaaaaaattatcgatAAAGAAGGGAA
Protein-coding sequences here:
- the LOC102663077 gene encoding uncharacterized protein is translated as MESSNVKNKSSGKRKMSSEDTRSYFTWNLEMERELADVLRDQRNLDNKGDGNWKVLACCTAAQILSKRFGVHLMVDNVKNRFKLWRTWYGIVSDILSQSGFDWDSTKYMITVENEISWNEYVKSHEEAKRFRFKVIPNWDDIVGLCAKDTENALDVDDIMSKETNEEEAIHSVSFDLEGSSSATRKNIHPSKSGEKEGMISSMKEVTESLKEFVEMTKKKMKNKKMEIKEAQEVVHEVVSELDNIPNFNGALRHRAIDC